From Dreissena polymorpha isolate Duluth1 chromosome 15, UMN_Dpol_1.0, whole genome shotgun sequence, a single genomic window includes:
- the LOC127860045 gene encoding uncharacterized protein LOC127860045, producing MWHLLVFAALIGISVGQFEMASMLMGGGGAFGGSSVMNDPVYLCMNTENIRMIPCRDMKDMCDIVALQMNLMPNTLTCAPLGVGCCARDAMSLMLLKRPVS from the exons ATGTGGCACCTCCTTGTGTTTGCAGCCTTAATCGGCATCTCAG TTGGCCAGTTTGAAATGGCATCCATGTTGATGGGAGGAGGAGGTGCCTTTGGCGGGAGCAGCGTCATGAACGACCCCGTGTACCTGTGCATGAACACCGAGAACATCCGCATGATACCATGTCGCGACATGAAGGACATGTGCGACATCGTGGCGCTTCAGATGAACTTGATGCCGAACACCCTCACGTGCGCACCGCTTGGTGTCGGCTGCTGCGCGAGGGACGCCATGTCTTTGATGTTGTTAAAACGACCTGTCTCGTAA